A window of the Lolium perenne isolate Kyuss_39 chromosome 7, Kyuss_2.0, whole genome shotgun sequence genome harbors these coding sequences:
- the LOC139833568 gene encoding uncharacterized protein, whose protein sequence is MDSDGEMLVQLFMEEENNVAVRRHQQQMMLKCTAALRYLAYGDPPNAADGYPHMAESTCSKTFYRFCRAVIAAFDGDYLRAPTTDDTARILAQNAAREFPGMLGSIDCMHWDWKNCPSAWKGIYKGHKGTHNDINVLQRSPVFVRLAEGQAPAVNFGFNGHTYNKGFGDERLFCDMPGSSSQGCVEQAFGVFQQRFAVVRRIWLCICGREDEPSMHDLKFKLLYE, encoded by the exons ATGGACAGCGATGGCGAGATGTTGGTGCAGTTGTTCATGGAGGAGGAGAACAATGTCGCGGTCCGACGGCACCAGCAGCAGATGATGCTG AAGTGCACTGCTGCATTGCGCTATCTTGCATATGGAGATCCCCCAAATGCAGCTGATGGCTACCCGCACATGGCGGAGTCGACATGCTCCAAGACTTtctacaggttttgccgagccgtcaTAGCGGCGTTTGATGGAGATTATTTAAGAGCACCAACAACGGATGATACAGCTCGGATcctggcacaaaatgctgctCGAGAGTTTCCTGGGATGCTCGGAAGCATCGACTGCATGCATTGGGATTGGAAAAATTGCCCTTCTGCTTGGAAAGGAATATACAAGGGGCATAAAG GAACCCATAATgatatcaacgtgttgcagcgttCTCCGGTGTTTGTCAGGCTAGCTGAGGGTCAAGCTCCTGCCGTGAACTTTGGGTTCAACGGCCACACTtacaacaaggg CTTCGGAGACGAACGCTTATTTTGCGACATGCCAGGAAGCAGCTCGCAAGGATGTGTTGAGCAGGCTTTTGGTGTGTTCCAGCAGCGTTTCGCCGTTGTCag GCGGATCTGGCTGTGCATCTGTGGGCGAGAAGATGAGCCGTCAATGCatgatttaaaatttaaattattGTATGAATAA